The following is a genomic window from Dermatophilaceae bacterium Soc4.6.
GACAGCACGCGAACGCGGTGCAGGTGGTCGTGCAGGTGCAGGTCGAGCCCACCCAGACCGTGCTGAGCGTCGTGGACGACGGCGTGGGCAGCGCCGACATCGGCCCACGCAAGGGCCACCTCGGCATGGTGTCGATGCGCGCCCGGGCCGAGGACGCCGGCGGTCAGCTGACGGTGGAGAGCGCCGTGGCCGTCGGCACCACCGTGGTTCTCACCTTCCCCCTGCCGGACTGACTCCGACGGGGAGCCGACAGCGGCCCCACAGCCGACCCCCAGCGCCGCGGCCCAGAGTCGAGCCCACGGCCCGGAGGACCTGGGTCCGACGTCGAAGGAGTCCCGATGACCATGCCCGCCGCGGCCCGCTACCCGCTCGACCTGCCCCTCGAGCTGCACGGACCGGCATCCGAGTGGAGCCGGTGCTCGACGCTCGTGCGGGTCGTGACCGCAGAGCCGGGGGCGCTGCGGCCGGCGAGGAGGCTGGTCGACGACGTGCTCGCGGGCATGGACCTCACGGCTGACGGCCGACCCCGGGCCGCGGACCGCTGCGCGCAGGTCGTCGCGTCCAGGCTCGGGGTCGGCACCCTCGTCAGCCTCGGCGGTGACATCTCCACCGCGGGGCCCGCGGGCGCGTCGGCCGACTCCGGGTGGGACGTGCTCGTGCAGGACGTCGATGGTGGGCCGGCCAGCGTAATCGCCGTCCCGACCGGGCTCGCCCTCGCGACGGTCGCCGTTCCGGGCCGGGCCCGGTGGCGTGCAGTGACCGTGGTCGCCGCCGACTGCGTCACCGCTCGGGCGGTTGCGACGAGGCTGCTCGACCACCCTGGTGGGGGTGACGGGTCCTGGTCGGTGGGACTGCCGCTGCGCGCGGTCCGGCTCGACGGCACGGTCGAGGTCGCCGGTGGCTGGCCGGCCGATGCCGAGACCGGCGACACACCGGTGGTCGATCTCGACGATTCACGGGACAGTTGCCGCGTGCTGGGGCTACTCTGAAGTGGTTGCGACATCAACAGTCGCTGCCGGGAGGTACCTCACCTCCCTCAGAACCCTCCGGGGCTCCCAAGAACCCTGAAGGCCCGCGATGAGCCCCGAGTCTCGCGGGCCTTCAGTCTTGCCCGGGGTACCCGTCGCGAGGTGTGTGAGCACCGACACGCGGCGGCGAGGAGCGCAGAGTTTCCGCCCAGGCTCCCGAGCGTCTAGGTTTCGCGCATGCGTATCGGAGTGCCCCGTGAGACCTCCCCGGGTGAGACCAGGGTGGCGGCGACGCCTGCGTCGGTGGAGAAGCTGATCGGTTTGGGCTATGAGGTGGTGGTGGAGGCGGGCGCGGGCCGGCTCGCGTCGTTCCCTGATGAGGCGTACGCCGCGGCGGGTGCGGCGGTGGTGAGGGCGGCCGACCTGGATGCCGTGTGGGGCAGTGACGTCGTCGTGAAGATCAATGCGCCGGATGACGCCGAGATCGCGATGCTCCGCGACGGCGCGTTGCTGGCGTCCCTGATCAGCCCGGCGCTGAAGCCTGACCTGGTGGCCAAGCTCGCGGCGCGACCGGTGACGGTTCTGGCGATGGATGCGGTGCCCCGGATCAGCCGGGCGCAGGCCCTGGATGTGTTGTCGTCGATGGCGGGGATCGGCGGCTACCGCGCGGTGATCGAGGCGGCGCACGAGTTCGGCAGCCTCTTCACCGGTCAGGTCACCGCGGCGGGGAAGGTGCCGCCGGCGAAGGTCCTCGTCATCGGTGCGGGCGTTGCGGGTCTCGCGGCGATCGGCACGGCGGGCAGCCTCGGGGCGGTGGTCCGCGCGTTCGACGCGCGGGTGGAGGCGGGTGAGCAGGTCGAGTCGATGGGTGCGACGTTCCTGCAGGTCGAGCGCACGGAGGCTGAGCAGCAGGCGTCGGCCGACGGGTACGCCACGGTGACCAGTGACGACTTCAACGCCCGTGCCGCGGCGTTGTACGCCGCGCAGGCGAAGGACGTCGACATCATCGTGACGACCGCGTTGATCCCGGGGCGTCCGGCGCCGCTGCTGATCACGGCGCAGATGGTGGCGTCGATGAAGCCGGGCAGTGTCATCGTCGACATGGCCGCAGCGAACGGCGGCAACTGCGAGCTGTCGGTGGCGGGGCAGGTCGTGACCAGCGACAACGGGGTGAAGGTCATCGGCTACACCGACCTGCCGGGCCGGCTGCCGACGCAGGCGTCGAACCTCTTCGCGCAGAACCTCGTCAACCTGCTCAAGCTGCTGACCCCCGGCAAGGACGGCCAGGTCGTGCTCGATCTCGACGACGTCGTCCAGCGGGGGATGACGGTCGTGCGCGAGGGTGAGCTGATGTGGCCTCCGCCGCCGGTGCAGGTCTCCGCGGCCCCGGCTGCGACTCCCGTGGCGGCCCGGCCGGTCAAGGAGGTGAAGCCGCCGGCGTCCCCGACCAGGCAGTGGACCGGTCTCGGGATCGCCGCGCTCGTGCTCTTCGCCGCCACGGCTTTCGCGCCCGGCCAGCTCGGGGAGCACCTGACCGTGCTGACGCTGTCGGTGGTGATCGGGTTCTACGTCATCGGCAACGTCTCCCACGCCCTGCACACACCGCTGATGTCGGTGACCAACGCGATCTCCGGGGTGATCCTGGTCGGCGCGATGCTGCAGATCGGGTCGGCCCAGCTGGTCGTGCAGCTGCTCGCGGCCGTGGCCGTGCTGCTGGTCAGCATCAACGTCGCCGGCGGCTTCGCCGTGACCCGTCGCATGCTCAGCATGTTCTCGAGAGGATGAGCTGCGCGATGACCACGCAGAGCGCCACCTTCGCCGCCTACCTCGTCGCCGCGATCGCCTTCATCCTCAGCCTCGCCGGCCTCAGCCGGCACGAGACCTCCCGCCGCGGCGTGACCTACGGCATCCTCGGGATGGCCGTCGCGGTCGCCGCGACCCTCGCGCTGCTGCTGCAGCACCCGAGCGGGCTCGGGCTGACCCTGCTCGCGGTCGCGGTCCTCGTCGGCGGGGCCATCGGGCTCTGGCGGGCCCGCGTCGTCGAGATGACCGGCATGCCCGAGCTCATCGCGCTGCTGCACAGCTTCGTCGGGCTCGCCGCGGTGCTCGTGGGGTGGAACGGCTACCTCGAGGACACCCCCCTGACGGGGTCGCTGCTCGGGGTGCACCACGGCGAGGTCTTCGTCGGCGTCTTCATCGGCGCGGTCACCTTCACCGGCTCGATCGTGGCCTTCCTCAAGCTGTCGGCCCGGATCAGCTCCGCGCCGCTCATGCTGCCGGGCAAGAACCTGCTCAACCTCGGAGCCCTCGCCGGGTTCGTGGGCCTGACCGCGTGGTTCGTGGCCCGACCCTCCCTCGGGCTGCTGATCGCGGTCACGGTCGTCGCCCTCGCGCTGGGCTGGCACCTCGTGGCCTCGATCGGCGGCGGCGACATGCCGGTCGTCGTGTCGATGCTCAACAGCTACTCCGGGTGGGCGGCCGCGGCGTCGGGATTCCTGCTCGACAACAACCTGCTCATCGTGACCGGCGCCCTCGTCGGCTCCTCCGGTGCCTACCTGTCCTACATCATGTGCCAGGCGATGAACCGCTCGTTCATCTCCGTCATCGCCGGCGGCTTCGGCATCGAGGCCCCTACCGGTGGGGCCACCGACTACGGCGAGCACCGCGAGACCTCGGCGGCCGAGGTCGCCGAGCTGCTGCGGGAGGCCACCACGGTCGTCATCACCCCGGGCTACGGCATGGCCGTCGCCCAGGCGCAGTACCCCGTCGCAGCCCTCACCGCCACGCTGCGTGAGCGCGGCATCACGGTCCGGTTCGGCATCCACCCCGTCGCGGGCCGGCTGCCCGGGCACATGAACGTGCTCCTCGCCGAGGCCAAGGTCCC
Proteins encoded in this region:
- a CDS encoding Re/Si-specific NAD(P)(+) transhydrogenase subunit alpha; protein product: MRIGVPRETSPGETRVAATPASVEKLIGLGYEVVVEAGAGRLASFPDEAYAAAGAAVVRAADLDAVWGSDVVVKINAPDDAEIAMLRDGALLASLISPALKPDLVAKLAARPVTVLAMDAVPRISRAQALDVLSSMAGIGGYRAVIEAAHEFGSLFTGQVTAAGKVPPAKVLVIGAGVAGLAAIGTAGSLGAVVRAFDARVEAGEQVESMGATFLQVERTEAEQQASADGYATVTSDDFNARAAALYAAQAKDVDIIVTTALIPGRPAPLLITAQMVASMKPGSVIVDMAAANGGNCELSVAGQVVTSDNGVKVIGYTDLPGRLPTQASNLFAQNLVNLLKLLTPGKDGQVVLDLDDVVQRGMTVVREGELMWPPPPVQVSAAPAATPVAARPVKEVKPPASPTRQWTGLGIAALVLFAATAFAPGQLGEHLTVLTLSVVIGFYVIGNVSHALHTPLMSVTNAISGVILVGAMLQIGSAQLVVQLLAAVAVLLVSINVAGGFAVTRRMLSMFSRG
- the pntB gene encoding Re/Si-specific NAD(P)(+) transhydrogenase subunit beta, which translates into the protein MTTQSATFAAYLVAAIAFILSLAGLSRHETSRRGVTYGILGMAVAVAATLALLLQHPSGLGLTLLAVAVLVGGAIGLWRARVVEMTGMPELIALLHSFVGLAAVLVGWNGYLEDTPLTGSLLGVHHGEVFVGVFIGAVTFTGSIVAFLKLSARISSAPLMLPGKNLLNLGALAGFVGLTAWFVARPSLGLLIAVTVVALALGWHLVASIGGGDMPVVVSMLNSYSGWAAAASGFLLDNNLLIVTGALVGSSGAYLSYIMCQAMNRSFISVIAGGFGIEAPTGGATDYGEHRETSAAEVAELLREATTVVITPGYGMAVAQAQYPVAALTATLRERGITVRFGIHPVAGRLPGHMNVLLAEAKVPYDIVLEMDEVNDDFADTDVVLVIGANDTVNPAAEEDPGSPIAGMPVLEVWHAKNVVVFKRSMASGYAGVQNPLFFRDNAAMLFGDAKDRVEDIIRAL